One Nicotiana tomentosiformis chromosome 4, ASM39032v3, whole genome shotgun sequence genomic window carries:
- the LOC104108107 gene encoding uncharacterized protein — protein sequence MERRVNGGGDYSHNLTSSSSYIQHPVSKFDTLAGVAIRYGVEVSDIKRINGLVSDLQMFALKTLHIPLPGRHPPSPVLSNGQDTQGPSCSEQTSSSRRHSDLFDSFQSLKLKCSPQSKVSPAMSSLQGYYGLKQPDQKHASEGFEMAVYRKGGSHYLEDGPFVKSSPLSNPPLSLQRKSKSVANGFMSENGVPANHLSTQDNRDNGSDRWFEKLVRRRQKSETDFTRTPEMLLKEDNSNSGWFSAVGSKGLALRPKSANRALSGADAEASSISPIPIGLGDSFLNDSASIVRKSSSTSNLQDSDSGTLSSLWNLKPDFQAISTAAITKPIFDGLPKPITGRRNKTALD from the exons ATGGAAAGGAGAGTGAATGGAGGAGGGGATTATAGTCATAATCTGACATCCTCTTCAAGTTATATACAACACCCAGTTTCCAAATTCGATACACTTGCTGGTGTTGCTATCAGATATGGCGTTGAG GTGTCTGATATTAAAAGGATAAATGGCCTGGTATCAGATCTCCAAATGTTTGCTCTAAAAACACTTCATATACCATTACCTGGGAGGCATCCCCCATCTCCAGTCTTATCAAATGGTCAAGACACACAAGG ACCTAGCTGCTCTGAACAGACCTCTTCAAGCCGTCGACACTCTGATTTATTCGATTCGTTTCAGTCCCTGAAACTGAAATGCTCTCCCCAGTCAAAAGTTTCGCCAGCCATGAGCAGCTTACAAGGTTATTATGGGCTTAAACAACCAGATCAGAAACATGCATCTGAAGGATTTGAAATGGCAGTGTATCGAAAGGGAGGATCACATTATCTGGAAGACGGCCCATTTGTCAAATCCTCTCCTCTTTCAAATCCACCACTTAGTCTGCAGAGAAAATCTAAAAGCGTAGCTAATGGTTTTATGTCAGAGAATGGAGTTCCTGCCAATCATCTATCTACACAAGACAACAGAGACAATGGTTCAGATAGATGGTTTGAGAAATTAGTGAGAAGGCGTCAAAAGTCGGAGACTGATTTCACACGTACCCCAGAAATGCTGTTGAAGGAAGATAACAGCAACAGTGGCTGGTTTTCAGCTGTCGGCAGCAAGGGCTTAGCTTTGAGACCCAAGTCAGCTAATCGAGCTCTCTCTGGAGCGGATGCTGAAGCAAGTTCAATAAGTCCTATTCCTATTGGCTTGGGGGATTCTTTCCTAAATGACAGTGCATCCATAGTTAGGAAGTCATCAAGTACATCAAATTTGCAGGATTCAGATAGCGGTACATTGTCTTCCCTGTGGAATTTGAAGCCAGATTTTCAAGCAATTTCTACTGCAGCCATTACTAAGCCAATCTTTGATGGCCTACCTAAACCAATTACAGGTCGAAGAAACAAGACTGCACTCGATTAG